TGCCTACGGCGATGTTCGGCTATCTTGGAGCGCTTGTGATAGAGCCTGTTCCACAGATGCAGGGAGCGAGTACTTCTGTGCTGACACTGACCAACTTACAGCCGGGCGTTTTCCGATACAGCTTGACAGTTACGGACAATGCAGGCGCAAGTAATACAAGAGAAGTACAACTTACGGTAAATGCTGCCCCGAACCGCCCGCCGGTAGTGAGTGCGGGCATTGCGCAAAGCATTACCTTGCCAACCAACAGCGTAACCTTGACAGGCAGCGCTTCCGACCCCGACGGCAGCATCGCCTCCGTTCGTTGGACACAGGTATCGGGGCCAAACACGGCTGCCATTGCCACACCTGCAAATGTTCAGACGTTGGTATCGGGTTTGGTACAGGGCACTTACGTATTTCGCCTGACGGCTACGGACAATGCAGGCGCAACGGCATCGGCCGATGTAAGCGTTACGGTAAATGCCGCCCCGAACCGCCCACCGGTAGTGAGTGCAGGCACTGCGCAAAGCATCACCTTGCCGACCAACAGCGCAACCTTGACAGGCAGCGCTTCCGACCCTGACGGCAGCATAGCCTCCGTTCGTTGGACACAGGTATCGGGGCCTAACACGGCTGCCATTACCACACCTGCAAATGTTCAGACGTTGGTATCGGGTTTGGTACAGGGCACTTACGTATTTCGCCTGACGGCTACGGACAATGCAGGCGCAACGGCATCGGCCGATGTAAGCGTTACGGTAAATGCCGCCCCGAACCGCCCACCGGTAGTGAGTGCAGGCACTGCGCAAAGCATCACCTTGCCGACCAACAGCGTAACCTTGACAGGCAGCGCTTCCGACCCCGACGGCAGCATCGCCTCCGTTCGTTGGACACAGGTATCGGGGCCAAACACGGCTGCCATTGCCACACCTGGAAATGTTCAGACGTTGGTATCGGGTTTGGTACAGGGCACTTACGTATTCCGCCTGACGGCTACGGACAATGCGGGCGCAACGGCATCGGCTACTGTTAGTGTGATGGTTGATGTGATGATGTCTCTCAATAATAATAATAGTCCCCAAACTACTGCTGAACATTCGGAGCGGCGCTACATACAAAAAATTCTTTCACCCAACAACGACGGGGTAGGAGACACATGGATAATTGATGTACCGGGAGAACTTGCCATCACTATTTTCAATCGGATGGGGCAAGTTGTCTATCACTCCGACAACTACCGGCACGATTGGGACGGTACATCCAAAGACGGTACCCCTCTGCCTGCCAATACTTACTTCTACCAAATTAAGCT
This genomic interval from Rhodoflexus caldus contains the following:
- a CDS encoding gliding motility-associated C-terminal domain-containing protein, which translates into the protein PTAMFGYLGALVIEPVPQMQGASTSVLTLTNLQPGVFRYSLTVTDNAGASNTREVQLTVNAAPNRPPVVSAGIAQSITLPTNSVTLTGSASDPDGSIASVRWTQVSGPNTAAIATPANVQTLVSGLVQGTYVFRLTATDNAGATASADVSVTVNAAPNRPPVVSAGTAQSITLPTNSATLTGSASDPDGSIASVRWTQVSGPNTAAITTPANVQTLVSGLVQGTYVFRLTATDNAGATASADVSVTVNAAPNRPPVVSAGTAQSITLPTNSVTLTGSASDPDGSIASVRWTQVSGPNTAAIATPGNVQTLVSGLVQGTYVFRLTATDNAGATASATVSVMVDVMMSLNNNNSPQTTAEHSERRYIQKILSPNNDGVGDTWIIDVPGELAITIFNRMGQVVYHSDNYRHDWDGTSKDGTPLPANTYFYQIKLKNTSELITGALNIVK